The following are encoded together in the Arthrobacter sp. Y-9 genome:
- the purB gene encoding adenylosuccinate lyase — translation MAETTARIPSGRLSLAAGEGQIALGPLDGRYRAAVAPLVDYLSEAALNRDRVAVEVEWLIHLTSNSVLPGSAPLSQEQQEQLRAIVTEFNADSVAELAEIEAVTVHDVKAVEYYIGRRLPAIGIESLTPMVHFACTSEDINNLSYALGVKGAVEDVWLPAARALVDQISAMATENRDVPMLSRTHGQPATPTTLGKELAVVAHRLGRQLDRISRTEYLGKINGATGTFAAHVSAVPAADWTEVSRTFVEGLGLDWNPLTTQIESHDWQAELYADVARFNRILHNFCTDVWSYISIGYFAQIPVAGATGSSTMPHKVNPIRFENAEANLEISSGLLDVLASTLVTSRWQRDLTDSSSQRNIGVAFGHSLLAISNVVKGLKQLKVSVDVLAADLDGNWEVLGEAIQTVMRAEAIAGVPGMENPYERLKDLTRGHRVDAARMQEFVSGLGLSDEARDRLLQLTPASYTGVAAALVDYLK, via the coding sequence ATGGCTGAAACCACTGCGCGCATCCCGTCCGGACGTCTCTCCCTGGCTGCAGGCGAGGGCCAGATCGCCCTAGGGCCCCTGGACGGCCGGTACCGTGCAGCCGTGGCACCCCTGGTGGACTACCTGTCCGAGGCCGCTCTGAACCGTGACCGCGTCGCCGTCGAGGTGGAGTGGCTGATCCACCTCACCTCGAATTCCGTCCTTCCCGGCTCGGCACCGCTGAGCCAGGAGCAGCAGGAACAGCTGCGCGCCATCGTCACGGAGTTCAACGCGGATTCCGTGGCCGAGCTCGCGGAGATCGAGGCCGTGACGGTCCACGATGTGAAGGCCGTGGAGTACTACATCGGCCGCCGCCTGCCGGCCATCGGGATCGAATCCCTGACCCCCATGGTGCACTTCGCCTGCACGTCTGAGGACATCAACAACCTGTCGTACGCGCTCGGCGTCAAGGGCGCCGTGGAGGACGTCTGGCTTCCGGCCGCACGCGCCCTGGTGGACCAGATCAGCGCCATGGCCACGGAGAACCGTGACGTCCCGATGCTGTCCCGCACCCACGGTCAGCCGGCCACCCCCACCACACTGGGCAAGGAACTCGCCGTCGTGGCCCACCGCCTCGGCCGCCAGCTGGACCGGATCTCCCGCACGGAGTACCTCGGCAAGATCAATGGCGCCACCGGCACCTTCGCCGCCCACGTGTCCGCCGTGCCGGCCGCCGACTGGACCGAAGTCTCCCGGACCTTCGTCGAGGGCCTGGGCCTGGACTGGAACCCGCTGACCACCCAGATCGAAAGCCATGACTGGCAGGCGGAGCTGTACGCCGACGTCGCCCGCTTCAACCGCATCCTGCACAACTTCTGCACCGACGTGTGGAGCTACATCTCCATCGGGTACTTCGCGCAGATCCCCGTGGCCGGCGCCACCGGCTCCTCCACGATGCCGCACAAGGTCAACCCGATCCGCTTCGAGAACGCCGAAGCCAACCTCGAGATCTCCAGCGGACTGCTCGACGTCCTGGCCTCGACCCTGGTCACCTCCCGCTGGCAGCGTGACCTCACGGACTCGTCCTCGCAGCGCAACATCGGTGTCGCGTTCGGGCACTCGCTGCTGGCCATCAGCAACGTGGTCAAGGGGCTCAAGCAGCTCAAGGTGTCCGTGGACGTCCTCGCCGCCGATCTGGACGGCAACTGGGAGGTTCTCGGCGAGGCCATCCAGACCGTGATGCGCGCCGAGGCCATCGCGGGTGTTCCCGGGATGGAGAACCCGTACGAGCGCCTCAAGGACCTCACCCGCGGCCACCGCGTCGATGCGGCGCGCATGCAGGAGTTCGTCTCCGGCCTGGGACTCTCGGACGAGGCACGGGACCGCCTCCTCCAGCTGACCCCCGCGTCCTACACGGGCGTGGCGGCGGCACTGGTCGACTACCTGAAGTAG
- a CDS encoding histidine phosphatase family protein, producing MRLFLVRHGQTPSNLRRALDTGRPGPGLTDLGLEQAHALVERLSAEHLDAVYASPLLRAQLTAGPLSQARNLPATVLEGLEEIGAGVLEMLNDDDSCASYGAHVIAWGLGDTLSRIDGAEDHTAFFRRFDAAVDRMAHTHGSDASVLAVSHGAAIRCWTAARVTHDGAFDVRLPLANTGIVALEGAPGSWRLTGLL from the coding sequence GTGCGCCTGTTCCTGGTCCGGCATGGCCAGACGCCCAGTAACCTGCGCCGCGCCCTGGACACGGGGCGCCCGGGTCCAGGGCTGACGGATCTGGGCCTGGAACAGGCGCACGCTCTCGTGGAACGGCTGTCCGCGGAACACCTGGACGCCGTCTACGCCTCGCCTCTGCTGCGGGCCCAGCTCACCGCCGGCCCTCTGTCCCAGGCCAGGAACCTCCCGGCCACCGTGCTCGAGGGACTGGAAGAGATCGGTGCCGGCGTGCTCGAAATGCTGAACGACGACGACTCGTGCGCCAGCTACGGCGCTCACGTCATCGCCTGGGGCCTGGGTGACACCCTGTCGCGGATCGACGGCGCGGAGGATCACACCGCCTTCTTCCGCCGTTTCGATGCCGCCGTGGACCGAATGGCCCATACTCACGGTTCCGACGCCAGCGTCCTGGCTGTCAGCCACGGTGCGGCGATCCGCTGCTGGACCGCGGCCCGGGTGACGCACGACGGCGCGTTCGACGTCCGTCTGCCACTCGCCAACACCGGGATCGTCGCCCTTGAGGGGGCGCCGGGATCCTGGCGCCTCACCGGCCTCCTCTGA
- a CDS encoding MoaD/ThiS family protein codes for MGAFTVLLPSVLRPLAQDADLLDVELPDDGGPATVARILGSVAADHPVLGRRLRDETGALRRHVNVYLGPDEVRRLQGLETEVPEGAELMIIQSVAGG; via the coding sequence ATGGGTGCCTTCACGGTTCTGCTCCCCAGTGTCCTGCGCCCCCTGGCGCAGGACGCGGACCTGCTGGATGTCGAGCTTCCCGACGACGGCGGGCCGGCCACCGTGGCCCGCATCCTGGGCTCTGTGGCGGCCGACCATCCCGTGCTGGGCCGGCGGCTCCGCGATGAGACGGGAGCCCTCCGGCGTCATGTGAACGTGTACCTGGGACCAGATGAGGTCCGCAGGCTTCAGGGGCTCGAGACCGAAGTCCCTGAAGGGGCGGAGCTGATGATCATTCAGTCCGTCGCGGGTGGCTAG
- a CDS encoding exo-alpha-sialidase → MSTATQYLVAIGTKKGLWLARSKDRKDWVLDGPHFLMTEVPSIGIDTRDGTRLLVGIRSEHWGPTVAHSDDLGATWTEPDGGGIAFGEGDGAAVERIWQLQPDREDRPGVVWAGVEPISLWRSDDGGEHFELNRGLWEHPHRPEWGEGAGGGAVHSIIPAPDGSTVHVAMSTGGVYRTRDGGESWQATNRGIGASFLPGEFPEFGQCVHKIAADAGDPDQIYAQNHGGVYRTRDAGDSWQAIEHGLPANFGFVMLSHPRNAGTAWVIPLAADVERIPVDGHPAVGRTRDAGENWEMLDAGLPAKDYNSILRDAAAVDTGEPVGVYFGTRGGSVYASSDEGATFQEIASHLPDVLCVRAAVIEVPDQGSAADDGVLAAS, encoded by the coding sequence ATGTCAACGGCGACGCAGTATCTGGTGGCGATCGGTACGAAAAAGGGCCTCTGGCTGGCCCGCAGCAAGGACCGCAAGGACTGGGTCCTGGACGGACCTCATTTCCTCATGACGGAGGTCCCGAGCATCGGCATCGACACCCGGGACGGAACGCGGCTCCTCGTGGGCATCCGTTCCGAGCACTGGGGTCCCACGGTGGCGCACTCGGACGATCTCGGCGCCACCTGGACTGAACCGGACGGGGGCGGGATCGCCTTCGGCGAAGGCGACGGTGCCGCCGTCGAACGCATCTGGCAGCTGCAGCCCGATCGGGAGGACCGTCCGGGCGTCGTCTGGGCTGGCGTCGAGCCGATCTCGCTCTGGCGATCCGACGACGGCGGCGAGCACTTCGAACTGAACCGCGGACTGTGGGAGCACCCGCACCGTCCGGAATGGGGCGAGGGGGCCGGCGGCGGTGCGGTGCACTCGATCATCCCCGCGCCCGACGGATCCACCGTGCACGTCGCCATGAGCACCGGCGGCGTCTACCGCACGCGGGACGGCGGGGAGAGCTGGCAGGCGACCAACCGGGGCATCGGGGCGTCGTTCCTGCCGGGCGAGTTTCCCGAGTTCGGGCAATGCGTCCACAAGATCGCCGCCGACGCGGGGGATCCGGATCAGATCTATGCGCAGAATCACGGCGGGGTGTACCGGACGCGGGACGCCGGCGACAGCTGGCAGGCGATCGAGCACGGGCTGCCGGCGAACTTCGGTTTCGTCATGCTGAGCCATCCGCGCAATGCCGGGACGGCGTGGGTGATCCCGCTGGCCGCGGACGTGGAGCGTATCCCTGTGGACGGGCATCCTGCTGTCGGGCGCACGCGGGACGCGGGGGAGAACTGGGAGATGCTCGACGCCGGCCTGCCCGCCAAGGATTACAACTCGATCCTCCGGGACGCCGCTGCCGTCGACACCGGGGAACCCGTGGGGGTCTACTTCGGGACCCGTGGCGGCAGCGTCTACGCGAGCTCCGACGAGGGCGCCACCTTCCAGGAGATCGCGTCGCATCTGCCGGACGTGCTGTGTGTCCGGGCGGCGGTCATCGAGGTGCCGGATCAGGGATCGGCGGCCGATGACGGAGTCCTGGCGGCGAGCTGA
- a CDS encoding metal-sensitive transcriptional regulator, whose translation MSESGIQEHPHQHGYSANKEAYQRRLKRIEGQVRGIARMVDEDKYCIDILTQIAAVNKALHAVSLGLVEEHIGHCVVGAAEESDGALRQEKVDAKVKEATDAIGRLLR comes from the coding sequence ATGAGCGAGTCCGGCATTCAGGAACACCCCCACCAGCACGGCTACTCCGCCAACAAAGAGGCCTACCAGCGGCGTCTGAAGCGGATCGAAGGCCAGGTCCGGGGCATCGCGCGCATGGTCGATGAGGACAAGTACTGCATCGACATCCTCACGCAGATCGCCGCCGTCAACAAGGCTCTCCATGCCGTCAGTCTGGGACTGGTGGAGGAGCACATCGGCCACTGCGTCGTGGGCGCCGCGGAGGAGTCCGACGGCGCGCTGCGCCAGGAGAAGGTCGACGCCAAGGTCAAAGAGGCCACGGACGCCATCGGGCGCCTGCTGCGCTGA
- a CDS encoding heavy-metal-associated domain-containing protein has product MSTPESLITTQVSVSGMTCGHCVSSVTEELEAVDGVERVDVDLNAGGVSTVTISSRGELSPEEIGEAVAEAGYVVVADRA; this is encoded by the coding sequence ATGAGCACCCCCGAATCCCTGATCACCACCCAGGTCTCCGTCTCCGGCATGACCTGCGGCCACTGCGTCTCCTCCGTGACGGAGGAACTGGAAGCGGTCGACGGCGTGGAACGCGTCGACGTGGACCTGAACGCCGGAGGCGTCTCCACCGTGACGATCTCCTCGCGCGGGGAACTCTCCCCCGAGGAGATCGGCGAAGCGGTGGCGGAGGCCGGTTACGTGGTCGTCGCGGACCGCGCCTGA
- a CDS encoding DMT family transporter, whose protein sequence is MPRTAATARRAPSAFVGVPVALLSSAVFATSGSFGKSLLEMGWSPGAAVAMRLSGAVVILTLPALWSLRGKWHQVRDNWLTIVLFGLFGVAACQLFYFNAVQTLSVGVALLLEYLAPVMIVLWLWVIKRHAPRWLTITGTVVSIAGLLLVLDLGGARVDPVGVLWGVAAAVCLVVYFFITARQNEGLPPLVLASGGMLVGAVVLWIVTLSGIMPLRFTFGDAHLGGASVPWWISLAGMVILSTVIAYVTGIYASRALGSKVASFVSLTEVLFAVVWAWLLLGELPAPIQIGGGMLIVLGVLLVRVDELRDPDFTDESAMVAEAVPAGRPEARVDA, encoded by the coding sequence ATGCCTCGCACCGCAGCGACCGCGCGCCGCGCCCCTTCGGCCTTCGTCGGCGTCCCCGTGGCGCTGCTCTCCTCGGCGGTGTTCGCCACCTCGGGGTCCTTCGGCAAATCCCTGCTGGAGATGGGCTGGTCGCCCGGAGCCGCGGTCGCGATGCGCCTGAGCGGCGCCGTCGTCATTCTGACGCTTCCGGCCCTCTGGTCGCTGCGTGGCAAATGGCACCAGGTGCGGGACAACTGGCTCACGATCGTCCTCTTCGGCCTGTTCGGCGTGGCGGCGTGCCAGCTCTTCTACTTCAACGCCGTCCAGACCCTGTCGGTGGGGGTCGCGCTGCTCCTGGAATACCTGGCGCCCGTCATGATCGTGCTGTGGCTGTGGGTGATCAAGCGGCACGCGCCGCGATGGCTCACCATCACGGGGACGGTGGTGTCGATCGCAGGCCTGCTCCTGGTGCTCGACCTCGGCGGCGCGCGCGTCGACCCGGTGGGTGTCCTCTGGGGCGTCGCGGCCGCGGTCTGCCTGGTGGTCTACTTCTTCATCACCGCCCGTCAGAATGAGGGCCTGCCGCCGCTGGTGCTCGCCTCGGGCGGGATGCTCGTGGGGGCCGTGGTGCTGTGGATCGTGACCCTCAGCGGGATCATGCCGCTGCGCTTCACCTTCGGCGATGCCCACCTCGGCGGCGCGTCGGTGCCGTGGTGGATCTCCCTGGCCGGGATGGTCATCCTGTCCACCGTGATCGCTTATGTGACCGGCATCTACGCGTCGCGGGCCCTGGGTTCCAAGGTGGCGTCGTTCGTGTCCCTCACGGAGGTCCTGTTCGCGGTCGTATGGGCGTGGCTGCTGCTCGGCGAACTCCCGGCGCCCATCCAGATCGGCGGCGGCATGCTGATCGTCCTGGGCGTCCTCCTGGTGCGGGTGGACGAGCTCCGGGACCCCGACTTCACGGACGAATCGGCCATGGTGGCCGAGGCGGTGCCGGCCGGGCGGCCCGAGGCCCGGGTCGACGCCTGA
- a CDS encoding CGNR zinc finger domain-containing protein — translation MVFAHDTEVALRSAMNLINTSANGAELLPDDEHLTAFLTREEFYGSRTHDDAELASVRRLRDVLRALWTSPEDEAAEEVNRILRDARALPQLMKHDGLDWHLHATTHEAPLADRIATETAMGILDVIRSKELSRLALCAAEDCDAAVLDLSRNRSKRFCDTGNCANRTHVAAYRARQRS, via the coding sequence ATGGTTTTTGCTCATGACACCGAGGTGGCCCTGCGTTCCGCCATGAATCTCATCAACACGAGCGCGAACGGGGCGGAACTCCTCCCGGATGACGAACACCTGACCGCCTTCCTGACGCGCGAGGAGTTCTACGGCTCTCGCACGCACGACGACGCCGAGCTCGCCTCCGTGCGACGGCTGCGGGACGTCCTGCGCGCCCTGTGGACGTCCCCGGAGGACGAGGCGGCGGAAGAGGTCAACAGGATCCTCCGGGACGCCCGGGCGCTGCCCCAGCTGATGAAACACGACGGCCTGGACTGGCATCTCCACGCGACGACCCACGAGGCGCCGCTGGCGGACCGCATCGCGACCGAGACCGCCATGGGGATCCTGGACGTCATCCGCTCCAAGGAGCTCTCCCGGCTGGCGCTGTGCGCGGCCGAGGACTGCGACGCCGCGGTGCTGGACCTGAGCCGCAACCGCTCCAAACGGTTCTGCGACACGGGCAACTGCGCCAATCGCACGCACGTCGCCGCATACCGGGCCCGCCAGCGGAGCTGA
- a CDS encoding cytochrome b/b6 domain-containing protein → MPSRKTLITTGAVVLGAIVVVLLAIWIRSTTAGQDFIRTYPGHSELPAGTQEGLPLWLSWQHFLNAFFLLLIVRTGLQVRTVQRPAAYFTRNNKGFIKTKNPPAKISLDLWFHLCLDALWVLNGVVFIVLLFATGHWVRIVPTSWDVFPNAVSAGLQYASLNWPTENGWVNYNALQLLTYFLTVFVAAPLALLTGIRMSGAWPKKAAVNKFYPLELARKVHFPVMIYFVAFVVVHVFLVLSTGMLRNLNHMYGNHDGEDWLGFWLFVASLVVMAAAWLLARPVFLRPIASLMGKVGR, encoded by the coding sequence ATGCCGTCACGGAAGACCCTGATCACCACGGGCGCCGTGGTGCTGGGAGCGATCGTGGTGGTGCTCCTCGCGATCTGGATCCGGTCCACCACTGCGGGCCAGGATTTCATCCGCACCTACCCCGGGCATTCCGAGCTTCCGGCGGGGACGCAGGAAGGCCTTCCGCTCTGGCTGAGCTGGCAGCATTTCCTGAACGCCTTCTTCCTGCTGCTGATCGTGCGCACCGGTCTCCAGGTGCGGACCGTGCAGCGCCCCGCGGCGTACTTCACGCGCAACAACAAAGGCTTCATCAAGACCAAGAACCCGCCGGCCAAGATCTCGCTGGACCTGTGGTTCCACCTCTGCCTCGATGCGCTCTGGGTCCTCAACGGCGTGGTGTTCATCGTGCTGCTCTTCGCCACCGGCCACTGGGTGCGGATCGTCCCGACGAGCTGGGACGTCTTCCCGAACGCCGTCTCCGCCGGCCTGCAGTACGCCTCCCTGAACTGGCCCACTGAGAACGGCTGGGTCAACTACAACGCGCTGCAGCTGCTGACGTACTTCCTCACGGTGTTCGTCGCGGCGCCGCTCGCGCTCCTGACGGGCATCCGGATGTCCGGCGCGTGGCCCAAGAAGGCGGCCGTCAACAAGTTCTACCCGCTGGAGCTCGCCCGCAAGGTCCACTTCCCGGTCATGATCTACTTCGTGGCCTTCGTCGTGGTGCACGTCTTCCTCGTGCTCAGCACGGGCATGCTGCGGAACCTGAACCACATGTACGGCAACCACGACGGCGAGGACTGGCTGGGCTTCTGGCTCTTCGTGGCCTCGCTGGTGGTCATGGCGGCGGCCTGGCTGCTCGCCCGCCCGGTCTTCCTGCGGCCGATCGCATCCCTCATGGGCAAGGTCGGCCGCTGA
- a CDS encoding MATE family efflux transporter yields the protein MAREARLGREILRLAVPAFGALIAEPLFLLADSAIIGHLGVAELAGAGLATTVLHTAVGLMVFLAYSTTPAVARLVGAGHPEKALAAGRDGLWLAGVLGVVLALLGLWTARPLLATLGASDEAVLGFAAEYLLWSLPGLVAMLLVFAGTGVLRGFQDTRTPLVVAGAGFGINIVLNWILVYGMGLSVAGSALGTSIAQWLMALVYIVMVARRASRLGVRMAPDLRGVLSLAQVGSWLMLRTASMRLAILATVFVASAQGAVNLAAHQLTMTIFSFLAFALDALAIAAQAMIGKELGAHQLEKVRELTRTMMRWGLGFGVITGVFLAAVSPWAGWLFTPDERVHQSLIAALLVLAVGQPIAGLVFVLDGVLIGAGDARYLALAGVVNVLVYAPLLLGVYFLAPQEGPWGLFWLWLAFGIGYMSARALTLGWRVRKDDWMVAGA from the coding sequence ATGGCCCGTGAGGCGCGGCTGGGCCGGGAGATCCTCCGGCTCGCCGTCCCGGCCTTCGGCGCGCTCATCGCCGAGCCGCTCTTCCTGCTGGCGGACTCCGCCATCATCGGCCATCTCGGCGTCGCGGAACTGGCCGGCGCCGGCCTGGCCACCACGGTGCTGCACACCGCGGTGGGCCTCATGGTCTTCCTGGCGTACTCCACCACGCCGGCCGTCGCGCGGCTCGTGGGCGCGGGGCATCCGGAGAAGGCTCTGGCCGCAGGACGGGACGGCTTGTGGCTGGCGGGCGTCCTCGGAGTCGTCCTCGCCCTGCTGGGCCTGTGGACCGCGCGTCCGCTGCTGGCCACCCTCGGAGCCAGCGACGAGGCGGTGCTCGGTTTCGCGGCGGAGTACCTGCTGTGGTCCCTGCCGGGCCTGGTGGCCATGCTGCTCGTCTTCGCCGGGACAGGCGTCCTGCGCGGCTTCCAGGACACCCGCACGCCCCTCGTGGTGGCCGGAGCGGGCTTCGGCATCAACATCGTGCTGAACTGGATCCTGGTGTACGGGATGGGCCTCTCCGTGGCGGGCTCCGCCCTCGGGACCAGCATCGCCCAGTGGCTCATGGCGCTCGTCTACATCGTCATGGTCGCCCGGAGGGCCTCCCGGCTGGGGGTCAGGATGGCTCCGGACCTCCGAGGAGTGCTCTCGCTGGCTCAGGTGGGCTCGTGGCTCATGCTGCGCACGGCGTCCATGCGCCTGGCCATCCTGGCGACGGTCTTCGTGGCGAGTGCGCAGGGCGCCGTGAATCTGGCGGCTCATCAGCTCACCATGACCATCTTCAGCTTCCTCGCCTTCGCGCTGGACGCCCTCGCCATCGCGGCCCAGGCGATGATCGGCAAGGAACTGGGCGCTCACCAACTGGAGAAGGTCCGAGAGCTGACCCGCACCATGATGCGCTGGGGCCTCGGGTTCGGGGTCATCACCGGGGTGTTCCTGGCCGCCGTCTCCCCCTGGGCCGGCTGGCTGTTCACCCCGGATGAGCGGGTTCATCAGTCCTTGATCGCCGCACTCCTGGTCCTTGCCGTGGGGCAGCCCATCGCGGGACTGGTGTTCGTGCTGGACGGTGTCCTGATCGGCGCCGGGGATGCGCGGTATCTCGCCCTGGCGGGCGTGGTCAACGTCCTCGTGTACGCGCCGCTCCTGCTCGGGGTGTATTTCCTGGCGCCGCAGGAGGGCCCGTGGGGACTGTTCTGGCTCTGGCTCGCATTCGGCATCGGTTATATGTCCGCCAGGGCATTGACGCTGGGCTGGCGGGTCAGGAAGGACGACTGGATGGTGGCCGGGGCATGA
- the dnaB gene encoding replicative DNA helicase, translated as MSVAPIEAVDGPRQDDNLRTPPQDIAAEQSVLGAMLLSKDAISSVSEVMRGNDFYRPAHEAIFDAILDLDSRGEPVDAVTVSDELTKRGEINRIGGPAYLHELLQTVPTAANANYYADIVAERAVLRRLITAGTKIVQLGYGQDGEVEELVNQAQAEVYAVAERTTTEDYVALKDVMEPTLDEIEAAGTQTGGISGIPTGFREFDELTHGLHPGQMIVIAARPAVGKSTFALDFARSAAIANNLPTVFFSLEMGRNEIAMRLLSAEAEINLQDLRRGTVKQDQWDKIAGSMASMNDAPLFIDDSPNMTLMEIRAKCRRLKQQHGLKLVILDYLQLMTSGKKVESRQQEVSEFSRALKLLAKEIQVPVIALSQLNRGSEQRTDKRPMVSDLRESGSIEQDADMVILLHREEVYDKETARAGEADILIAKHRNGPTKDLVVAFQGRYSRFKDMAAEQEGF; from the coding sequence GTGTCCGTAGCGCCCATCGAGGCCGTGGATGGCCCGCGTCAAGACGACAACCTGAGGACTCCCCCGCAGGACATCGCCGCTGAACAATCCGTCCTGGGAGCCATGCTCCTCTCCAAGGACGCGATCTCCAGCGTCAGCGAGGTCATGCGCGGCAATGACTTCTACCGTCCCGCCCACGAGGCGATCTTCGACGCCATCCTCGATCTGGACTCGCGGGGCGAGCCGGTGGACGCCGTCACGGTCTCGGACGAGCTGACCAAGCGCGGCGAGATCAACCGCATCGGCGGCCCGGCCTACCTCCACGAGCTCCTGCAGACCGTCCCCACGGCCGCGAACGCCAACTACTACGCGGACATCGTCGCCGAGCGCGCCGTGCTGCGCCGGCTCATCACCGCCGGCACCAAGATCGTCCAGCTGGGCTACGGCCAGGACGGCGAGGTCGAAGAACTGGTCAACCAGGCGCAGGCCGAGGTCTACGCCGTGGCCGAGCGCACCACCACCGAGGACTATGTCGCCCTGAAGGACGTCATGGAGCCGACCCTCGATGAGATCGAGGCAGCCGGCACCCAGACGGGCGGCATCTCCGGCATCCCCACGGGCTTCCGGGAGTTCGACGAGCTGACGCACGGTCTGCACCCCGGCCAGATGATCGTCATCGCGGCCCGTCCCGCCGTGGGCAAGTCGACCTTCGCCCTCGACTTCGCACGGTCCGCCGCCATCGCCAACAACCTGCCCACCGTCTTCTTCTCGCTCGAAATGGGCCGGAATGAGATCGCCATGCGTCTGCTCTCCGCCGAGGCGGAGATCAACCTTCAGGATCTGCGCCGCGGCACGGTCAAGCAGGACCAGTGGGACAAGATCGCCGGCAGCATGGCCAGCATGAACGACGCCCCGCTCTTCATCGATGACAGCCCGAACATGACACTCATGGAGATCCGCGCGAAGTGCCGCCGCCTCAAGCAGCAGCACGGTCTCAAGCTCGTCATCCTCGACTACCTCCAGCTCATGACGAGCGGCAAGAAGGTCGAGTCCCGTCAGCAAGAGGTCTCCGAGTTCTCCCGTGCCCTCAAGCTGCTGGCCAAGGAGATCCAGGTGCCGGTCATCGCGCTCTCGCAGCTGAACCGTGGTTCGGAGCAGCGTACGGACAAACGGCCCATGGTCTCCGATCTGCGTGAATCCGGCTCGATCGAGCAGGACGCCGACATGGTCATCCTCCTCCACCGTGAAGAGGTGTACGACAAGGAGACGGCCCGTGCCGGCGAGGCGGACATCCTGATCGCCAAGCACCGTAACGGCCCCACCAAGGACCTCGTGGTCGCCTTCCAGGGCCGGTACTCGCGCTTCAAGGACATGGCCGCAGAACAAGAAGGATTCTGA
- a CDS encoding FMN reductase: MESATEPRKVVVLSAGLGVPSSSRLLADQLAAATQRSLTDLGIQSEVEVVELRDYAVDIANNFVTGFAAPRLADLISSVENADGLVAVSPVFSASFSGLFKSFFDVVDPKALEGTPVLLGATAGTDRHQMVLDYAMRPLFGYLRSRVVPTAVFAGPQDWGNTDDGAQRGSLADRVERAGGELAGIIAEAPARQREDDMVSLPFEQLLAGISAH, translated from the coding sequence ATGGAATCAGCAACTGAGCCCCGCAAGGTCGTGGTTCTCTCGGCAGGCCTGGGCGTGCCGTCGTCGAGCCGTCTGCTGGCGGATCAGCTCGCCGCGGCGACTCAGCGCTCCCTGACCGACCTCGGCATCCAGTCGGAGGTGGAGGTGGTGGAACTGCGGGATTACGCCGTCGACATCGCCAACAACTTCGTCACCGGATTCGCGGCACCGCGCCTCGCGGACCTCATCTCGTCCGTGGAGAACGCGGACGGACTGGTGGCGGTCAGCCCGGTGTTCAGCGCGAGTTTCAGCGGCCTCTTCAAGTCGTTCTTCGACGTCGTCGACCCGAAGGCGCTAGAGGGGACCCCCGTGCTCCTGGGCGCCACCGCGGGGACCGACCGGCACCAGATGGTGCTGGACTACGCGATGCGGCCCCTGTTCGGCTACCTCCGCTCGCGCGTGGTGCCCACCGCGGTGTTCGCGGGTCCGCAGGACTGGGGGAACACGGACGACGGCGCGCAGAGGGGTTCGCTGGCCGACCGGGTCGAGCGCGCGGGTGGTGAGCTCGCCGGCATCATCGCGGAGGCTCCCGCGCGCCAGCGCGAGGACGACATGGTGTCCCTCCCCTTCGAGCAGCTCCTGGCGGGCATCTCGGCCCACTAG
- a CDS encoding DUF1801 domain-containing protein, giving the protein MHPLHAAAGSSPTEDLIASLDRPEQQADSQTLIRLFEALSGHTAVLWTGKIVGFGQYHYRYESGHEGDAPPLGFSPRKGKFALYGLLAHPEAEHLLERLGKHRRGVSCLYVNRLSDVDPDVLSELARLGYAHTMEHDHRP; this is encoded by the coding sequence ATGCACCCCCTCCACGCCGCCGCCGGATCCTCGCCCACCGAGGACCTGATCGCCTCCCTGGACCGCCCGGAGCAGCAGGCCGACTCCCAGACCCTGATCCGCCTGTTCGAGGCGCTGAGCGGCCATACGGCGGTCCTCTGGACGGGGAAGATCGTGGGTTTCGGTCAGTATCACTACCGTTACGAGAGCGGCCACGAGGGCGATGCCCCTCCGCTCGGCTTCTCGCCGCGGAAGGGGAAGTTCGCCCTGTACGGCCTGCTGGCCCACCCTGAAGCGGAACACCTGCTGGAGCGGCTGGGCAAGCACCGGCGCGGCGTGAGCTGCCTGTACGTCAACCGGCTCTCCGACGTGGATCCTGACGTCCTGAGCGAGCTCGCACGCCTCGGCTACGCCCATACGATGGAGCACGACCACCGGCCCTGA